In Halorubrum sp. PV6, a single window of DNA contains:
- the gcvT gene encoding glycine cleavage system aminomethyltransferase GcvT: MSDRRTPLHDIHEERGAKFTDFGGWQMPVEFDSISEEHAAVRDSLGRFDVSHMAEIEVSGPDATTLMNRLTTNDVTALAPGDSQYAAITDDDGIMLDDAVVYRLPDGIEAGSGSDAVDGLDRDLDAGDGDPAYLFVPNAGHDEQMYDRWVDYRDANGLDAAVANATDDWAMIAVQGPDAAAALDAVTPADRVVDLSKFQATVAAVEGVDAWVARTGYTGEDGFEVLCPAADAVTVWEAIGDAQPCGLGARDTLRTEMGYLLSGQDFDPESEPRTPYEARIGFVVKLDTEFVGRDALEAQKEEGFDERFVGVRLLERGVPRNGYAVTDGDLTRVGQLTSGTMSPTLDEPIGLGYLHEHYADPGTKVSVVVHGGEKRGEVVIPPFLDR, from the coding sequence ATGTCTGACCGACGCACTCCCCTCCACGATATCCACGAGGAACGCGGCGCGAAGTTCACCGACTTCGGCGGCTGGCAGATGCCGGTCGAGTTCGACTCGATCAGCGAGGAACACGCCGCGGTCCGCGACTCGCTCGGGCGCTTCGACGTGTCGCACATGGCGGAGATCGAGGTGTCGGGACCGGACGCGACGACCCTGATGAACCGCCTCACGACCAACGACGTGACGGCGCTCGCGCCGGGCGACTCCCAGTACGCCGCGATCACCGACGACGACGGGATCATGCTCGACGACGCGGTCGTCTACCGGCTCCCGGACGGGATCGAGGCCGGCTCCGGGAGCGACGCGGTCGACGGCCTGGACCGCGATCTGGACGCCGGCGACGGCGACCCCGCGTACCTCTTCGTCCCCAACGCCGGCCACGACGAGCAGATGTACGACCGGTGGGTCGACTACCGCGACGCGAACGGGCTCGACGCCGCCGTCGCGAACGCGACCGACGACTGGGCCATGATCGCGGTACAGGGACCGGACGCTGCCGCCGCCCTCGACGCCGTGACCCCGGCCGACCGCGTCGTCGACCTCTCGAAGTTCCAGGCGACCGTCGCCGCGGTCGAGGGAGTCGACGCGTGGGTCGCGCGGACCGGCTACACCGGCGAGGACGGCTTCGAGGTCCTGTGCCCGGCCGCCGACGCGGTGACCGTCTGGGAAGCCATCGGCGACGCACAGCCCTGCGGGCTCGGCGCGCGAGACACCCTCCGGACCGAGATGGGGTACCTCCTCTCCGGGCAGGACTTCGATCCGGAGAGCGAGCCCCGGACTCCCTACGAGGCGCGGATCGGCTTCGTAGTCAAACTCGACACGGAGTTCGTCGGTCGCGACGCGCTCGAAGCCCAGAAGGAGGAGGGGTTCGACGAGCGGTTCGTCGGGGTCCGCCTGCTCGAACGGGGCGTCCCCCGGAACGGGTACGCGGTCACCGACGGCGACCTCACGCGGGTCGGACAGCTCACCTCCGGCACGATGAGCCCCACGCTCGACGAACCGATCGGGCTCGGCTACCTCCACGAACACTACGCGGACCCCGGTACCAAGGTGAGCGTCGTCGTCCACGGCGGGGAAAAGCGCGGAGAGGTCGTGATACCGCCCTTCCTCGACCGCTAA